The DNA region AAGAAATAAAGACAACTTGCAAGCGCGCCTGCAATTAGAAGCTGAGTATGCACAACTTCTCACTGCTTACCAAGAGGGCCTATTATATAATAATGATGTTTTGCCTATAGCTTTAGCGACTTTTGAAGGTGCCAAACAGGAATACTTGCAAGGAAAAAATGATTACCTTGAACTTCTAGAGGCCCAGCGTACTCTTCTTGATGTGCATGACAAGTATATGCATGCTTTAGTGGATTATCATCAAAGAAAAATAGAGCTCTATCGATTGGTAAGGGTGGGCTATGCAGATACGCAGGGGCGCTAAAAGGTCTGACTTAAGGAGACGTAAATGAAGAAAAAAATTTTTTTATATATAGGATTAGCTTTTCAACACTATTTGGCAGCAAGCCAGGAATTTAAACCTGAATCTTCCAACTTTATCTTTTTAAGTAATGAACAGATTATAGAAGCACAAATCGAGACATTAAAAGCTTCTCCTAGCATATTGCAAAAAACCTTTGGGGCGCCAGCTCAGATTGTCATCAATGAGCAACAGCAAGCCATCATTGTAGCTAGAGTTTCGGGGGTAGTGAGCGATATTAGCAAAAATGTTGGAGATTATGTAAGCAAAGGAGAAACATTAGCTGTATTACAAAGCCGGCCAATGGCGGCTTTTAAAGCTGCTTATCTTACCTTGCTGAAGCGTTCTTCCTTAGCGCAACAAGCTTTTGAGGCTGAAGCTATTCTTAAAGAAAAGAAAGTAACATCTGAACAAGCCTATCTTCAAGCACTTTTAATCGCTGAAGAGGCTAGCATTAAACAAGAGCTGGCAGAGCAGCAACTCTATCTCTTAGGAATGAGCAAAAAAGATGTAAAACAACTGACCCAAGAAGAGAACTATGACTTATTCAGCTATCAGATTAAGTCTTCCTTAAATGGCGTGATAACTAGCAAAATTATCAATATAGGTTCATTGCTAAATGCAGATCAAGAAGCTTTTAAAATTGCTGATCTAGACACTGTATGGGTACAGATAGGAGTATATGCGCAAGATCTTCCTTACCTTAAGCTAGGGGATAAAGTACAGGTGGCTCTTCTAAATGAAGAAAAATTTTCTGATGTAGCAGAAATTATCTATCTTAGCCCTATCCTTGATAAACAGACCCGTAGTGGAACAGCTATAGCTTTGCTAGCTAATCCATCTAGAAAATGGTATCCAGGCTCTTATGTTCGAGTAGAAGTT from Neochlamydia sp. AcF84 includes:
- a CDS encoding efflux RND transporter periplasmic adaptor subunit, which codes for MKKKIFLYIGLAFQHYLAASQEFKPESSNFIFLSNEQIIEAQIETLKASPSILQKTFGAPAQIVINEQQQAIIVARVSGVVSDISKNVGDYVSKGETLAVLQSRPMAAFKAAYLTLLKRSSLAQQAFEAEAILKEKKVTSEQAYLQALLIAEEASIKQELAEQQLYLLGMSKKDVKQLTQEENYDLFSYQIKSSLNGVITSKIINIGSLLNADQEAFKIADLDTVWVQIGVYAQDLPYLKLGDKVQVALLNEEKFSDVAEIIYLSPILDKQTRSGTAIALLANPSRKWYPGSYVRVEVIAEEVEVPIAVLKEAVQVIEGKTFLFIAHSQGFEKCEVEIGRADHTHVEILSGIKQGTPYAATHAFILKAEDGKKAIKND